Sequence from the Rutidosis leptorrhynchoides isolate AG116_Rl617_1_P2 chromosome 3, CSIRO_AGI_Rlap_v1, whole genome shotgun sequence genome:
AATGAAGCTTTAAAGTCAATTCCCAACTCGTTGAACTTTTGACCATTTTCAACAATTTTTCACCATGTAGTTCCATTTAatgaattactaagatgatattcaCCCTCAATACCCCCGTTAtacccataaatacttttaataattttcaCCCAAAAAGCATTTCCCTTTGATTTGAACCTCCGCCACCATTTAACCAAAAGAGCCTGATTTTTCCCCTTGAGAGACCCGATATTCAGCCTGCCCGAATCATAAGAATTAAGAATTAAATCCCATTTAACCCAACACATTTTAGATGTATCCCCCGAGCCGCCCCAAAAAAATTACGTGTGATTTGTTCAAGAGATTTGATAACACACATGGAGGAGCCCGTAAAGTGAGAAATAATACAAGGGTAAGCTACTTAGAATCGATTTGATGAGAGTTAAACGGTCACCAAATGATAACGTCTTCGATCTCCAATCGGAGAGTCTGGATTTAATTTTTTCTACGACGAATGTCCAATCACCGACTTGTTTCATTTTAGACCTGATAGGTAACCCCAAATACATGAATGGTAACTTCGCAACCTTACATCATATTTTTTCTGCCATCAAATTAAGCTCATTTTCCTCTATCCCTAAATCGTACAATGAACTTTTCGAGAAGTTAATTTTGAGTCCCGATAACATATTAAAGCTCTTAAGAAGCATCATAGTGTTTGTTAAGTTTTCTCGACTCTATTCACCGAAATAAATTGTATCGTTCGCGTATTGTAGGTGTGAAAGAAGTACTTCATTACTCCTTTTAAAAGACCTTGTTCAATGGCAAGGTTTGTGAGACGATTGAGCCCTTCCACATCTATAATAAAAAGAAACGGGGACAATGGATCCCCTTGACGGATCCCTTTTTCTAGGTGAAACTCATTAGTAGGGGATCCGTTTAGGAGAATTGACACCGAAGATGTGGTTAGACACGCTGTGATCCACTGAATCTATTTAATGCCAAACTCCATTCGTTTCAAAGTATCAAATAAAAAATCTCATCTAATACAATCGAACGCCTTTTCAAATCTACTTTAAaataaagctttttttttttttttttttttttttttttttttttttttaggttcaaGATTGCTTTATTTGCAATAAGCACCCAATAAAGAGAATCTTCAAAGTCCGTTTGACTAGGGATAAATATTCAACTCTGACAAGTCGATGGAATAGAAACTTTGAAGGAATGGAATAGAAACCGAATATTTTGATATTAACCCCTTCTAATTAATAATTCCGTCTAATCTAATTATATAAGTTTATAGAGTTTATCACAATAAAGTTTATAGCTTAACCCAATGACTATTAGGAATATAAACCTATCCACATTTAATATTCCAAGTTGTTTCGAAAGTTTAGTCGATATATGTATTTCCACCTAACCATCCAAAGACCTCATGATTCTATGAACTTTGATTTGGCTTCATATTTACTTAAATTACTTATCACTTATGATCAATAACtaaatataaaactaaaaatatataGGTGACAACATAAAACATGTGATTAAATTTGCGTTTTGCACTTTTCGACTTTTTTTTATCAAGTGGAAGTTACCCTTCATTTAAACATAAAGCCTCACAACATGTGACACGGTTGGCTGGGGAATGCGCGCCGGGTGATGGATCCTCTAAATTGTTATCTTACAAGATTGAGAATCGGTCTAGGAAAAATTCTTTGAAAGAGAcaatcaatggaaaactgaaaaggGCGGGGCCTCGAGGTTGATTGTTGTGGTCGGTTTTGTGTTCTTCGATTCATTTCGTTCCTTGTATTTTCGTGTATTCTACGGTTATTGTTTGATTTATATGTTTGTAAGGTTTCTCTTGGGATGTTAGGGATGCTCGTTTATAGTTAGTTCTTGTTTAGGTTGTTACTTTCTAGGTGCAAGCTTCCCCGTTTTCCCATTGTCCTTTTGTATTCCCGTTGAGGGCGTTTTCCTTTGGCAAACGGCttcgtttctatatgagttttcgttttttcgccaaaaaaaaaaaaaaaaaaaaaagctatgcATTCTATTTAACAAAAAAGAAAAAATACCCATCTTTCCTGAATAACATAAACGTGAAAAATGCTCTCTGTTTACTTAATCTAACAAAAATTTTATTCACGACAAGCTGGAGATGGCAAAATGACCATACCCGATGTGTAAACCTGAAACCTGACACTTTTGAGAAAATTCCGTATCTGGGTATTTGGGTCATGAGTTGGGTATGAGGATGGTTTTAATTAATTTTTGCGGTTTCAGGTATGGGATGGGTTAGATACATACCCGCATAtccgatttgtatatccaccccgTATATTCATATACCCGACCTGAAAGAGATTtcaatttcatttttcattattaataatgataataaaatttgaaaaataatattatatactaaaatttggtaatatactattatttgatatttatatataagtatttagatTTACTACTCATTTTAATAGCATTTTTGAAACAAAATTGAAATGGTTGAATGGTGAATGAGAATTACTAACAACGGAGAAATTCGATACCTTTGAAAAAATACGATAATTCACGAGAGTAAGTAAATGGGAATCCCCATTAGTTCTTGGAAAAACTCCGATAACCCGACAGTTAGTAAGTAAATGGAGAACCGGCGAGTATGGATTCAAGTTTGGGACAGAGTTTTTTAATCAGGTTCGAGTGTGGGAATACCTAGACCCGACCCAAACCCAATCCAATGTCATCCCTAAGACAGACTTATATTGTAATTTTAGATTGGTTGACTATAGGTAAACATATTACTATTAAACTATAATTTACACCATTTTTGTTCATATACACGATGTATCAACTAAACGTCATGAAAATTATAAGTATGTCTCAACAAACCAAAGTCAAAGATAGATGGCCCTTGGATTCCTCATTTTGAATTTCCATAACACAACCCTAAAATGAGTTGCATTGATAGTGAGAAATAAGAGTCTATATTTTATATATCATTCCGAAAAAATGAAGAAAAGCAAGGACAAAATCCAATTTGTTGACCAAATTAATGAAGGAGAAGTCCCTTTTTCTTGATATTTGTTTCTTTAAATAGCTCAATAATCAATATCAATATAACTTATGAAATAAATACAAGAACCTTAAAAAACGGCTTATCATTCGGTAAAAGCACCCTACCCAACAAGTAATTACTGAAACCTCAAATTGAGTGATTACTTCCATTTCTTCTAATTTCTTTATTCTTAATTCAAAGAATAAAAACCAATTATCATCACTATTTTTCCCCTCATATATAACCACTTATACTTGATGGGTTTTCATTAGTTTGGTCTGCTTATTCTTTTACATTGTTGTTTTAAGGTTTTCAAAGCAAAaagcataaattttttttttccctgTTTTTAAGAAATTTTGTATTAGTGTAATCTTGATCAATTTATATGATAATGGAGAAAGGAGGTGTGATTAATGGTGATCAGAAGATTGAAGAAATCGTGTTGCCAGGGTTTCGGTTTCATCCCACCGATGAGGAACTTGTAGGGTTTTACTTAAAGAAGAAGGTGCAACAAAGACCAATCTCCATTGAAGTCATCAAACCATTAGATATCTATAAACATGATCCATGGGACCTACCAAGTGAGCTTCATTATTCTAGTTTTCATTTTTCTACCTCTCTAGGACTTTTAAACAGCCATGGAGATCATAATAGCTAAATACTCTCCAAACATCATATAATATAATCAACTTTTGAAATAATATATTTTGTTGTTAATCCAAATGTACTTGCATAGACttgtatttacattttagtatctcTTTTAATGAATGATGAGTGTTTTACTCCCGAAATCATAAAATCAAATATACATCTTTACATTTTAGTTtgtcaaaagaaaaaaaaacgtctTTCTTTCAAAGTAATACACCAACTTTACAAATTCATCCCAACTTTTACTTTTCTATTTCACAAAAAAACAGTACAAACCTAAGCCTAAAATGTCATTTTTCTCTTACACGATGTTCTAAGTACTACCTATATCTTTTCTAAACTTATTTAATGACAAATATATTTGTGTGTTTTGTTAGAGCTGGCAACCACAGGAGAGAAAGAATGGTACTTTTATTGTCGCAGAGACCGAAAATACCGAAACAGTGCGCGGCCAAACCGTGTGACAGTGTCCGGATTTTGGAAAGCTACCGGTACTGACCGACCTATCTACTCATCGGACGGTTCAAGATGTATTGGTTTGAAGAAGTCGCTCGTGTTTTATAAAGGAAGAGCTGCCAAAGGGTTCAAAACCGACTGGATGATGCACGAGTTTCGGTTGCCTTCCTCTGCTGATCACAATGGTCAACCGAAACGGTTTCTAGATAAAATCGTTATCCCACCCAATGTTAGTTGCTCTCGACAATATCTACTACTCCAAATgttcatatatattcaatataacGGTTGATTTATTAATCACTCGTTATGATAACTTTCTTTTATAAAAATAGCTCATTAAGTAAAGGGCATAATAGACAATTCACAAATATACCTTAAATTAACACAAGTTGAACCAAAGACATGTActaagaaatgggtcaaatgggtctaacAGTTTTACAAATGGGTTGAACAGTCCTATTTATATACCTACTTAAACCCAATGTATACTAAGATATTATCATTTGTATTGAATTTTTCAGGAATTATGGGCGATTTGTAGAATATTCAAGAAAACAAACTCAACCGTGCAACGAGCTCTATCTGGTTCATGGGTAGCACCATTATTACACACGAGCCCATCCCCTGTTATTCCCCAACATGACCCGGACTTTTGCCATTTTGACCATAAACCTTTTCGATACGAGCCTTCAAGCCATAAACTTAATAACAACAACCAAACCCCTCCGATTTCCATATCAAGTGATGAAAACGATAACCTCTTTTTGGTGCATGAACCAAATCAAAATACTACCATTGATGCTTCTTCTTTACTAGACAACTCGCAACCATCTATTTTTGGAGATTTTGGTGAAGTTGGGTTTAATTACATTACCAACAATGAACAACAATATTTTAATGATAGCTGTTTCGCATTCGATAGCTGATAGCTGTTTCGCATTCGATAGCATACCATCATCATTACAAGAACTCTCTATTGACTTGATGTTTCAGAGTCCCACAAAGACTGTTTACTTTGAAAACCAGTGGGATTTTATTGACACTAAGAATTGTTTTATGTAACTAATTGATTGTTGATTCTTTCATTGGTATGATTTAGAATAGAAGTCATATTTTAGTAAAGGACAAAGATTGTCTCTGTTTTTTTAGCTTCAAGTGTAAAGTTTCATTATGATTAATAATTTCTTTCAaaatttaccttttttttttttttttttttttacagtgaaAGAAAAGAATTTATTAAAACACGATAACTTCATTAAAACAATGAATGTTATCGTAAGAGTTACAATACATGAAAAAAGACAACAAAGAGAGATCACATTAAACAAAAGAGTTATTGGCAAAGTAAAAACGGAAAACCCATACGCAAACTTGAGATTTGTCGTCCAAAGACAAACTTTTAGCTTGAAGACCCGAACAACGATTGATCTACATGCAAATTTTCCATTGAATAAGAAGTCGTTTCTAGCCCATCCAAATAAACCAATCCCGGTTGTACCTTCTAAATTGGAAGGAGACCCATGAGCCCACTAAGATACTAGGTCTTCTGATGCAATGACTGAGCTATAATTGGACTGACACTTCACTGAAGAAAAAGTAGGGAAGTCGTTCAATGCcagtattatattttattctttttaattattattaatttcttTTTTAGTTAATTATTTTATATACTAAATAATTTAGTTTAAAAGTACTACTCCGTTTATATAAACTAAAACATACAGTTTAAAACATCAAAGTTAAATTGAGGGGTGTAATCAAGTAAATAATAATAGGAGTGTATTATAGCAAAATGTTGAGGACTAAATATTAACTTCGTGATAAACTTTGGGCATCAAcggaactttaagaaaaatgtgtACAGTAGTTGGGCTTCCTTTACACATTGGACCTCCAAGTGAAACAGGTCTTCGATGGAAGCTTCAACGGTAACAAATTATCAGTTGTATTTTACCGTTCTAATATCAGTAATCAGATTAAAAGCCAAACTCAACAGATCTATTTATGAATTTAGGACCCACATCAAATGGCTCTTTCCAGCGTCTACACCGCGACTTCGAACACACCGACGctgatgtagagacccgtcctaatccatctggacgaagtccatatcgattacaaacgattcacaatagttgatttcattgcgaggtatttgacctctatatgatacattttacaaacattgcattcgcttttaaaagacaaactttctttacatcgaaaattgacggcatgcatactatttcataatatatctaactataattgacttagtaataatcttgatgaactcaacgactcgaatgcaacgtcttttgaaatatgccatgaatgactccaagtaatatctctaatatgagtaaatgcacagcggaagatttctttcatacctgagaataaacatgctttaaagtgtcaaccaaaaggttggtgagttcattagtttatcataaataatcatttcataattttaatagaccacaagaatttcattttcagttctcataaatatacgtcccatgcatagagacaaaaatcattcatatggtgaacacctagtaaccgacattaacaagatgcatataagaatatcccctatcattccgggaaatccttcggacatgataaaaacaacatcgaagtactaaagcatccggtactttggatggggttcgttaggcccaatagatctatctttaggattcgcttcaattagtagatcggtttactaattcttaggttaccaagcaaaaggggcatattcggcttcgatcattcacccatataatgtagtttcaattacttgtgtctatttcgtaaaacatttataaaaatttcgcatgtattttcagcccaaaaacataaagggtaaaaagtcaaatgaaactcactgtactatattttgtagtaaaaatacatatgacgacattgaacaatgcagggtaggcctcggattcacgaacctatatcatttgtatatttattaatattcatagttgtaattgaacacacacacacacacacacacacacacacacatatatatatatatatatatatatatatatatatatatatatatatatatatatatatatatatatatatatatatatatatatttatgtaacgaccctagattttccaacgtttatttattaataattgttattattaatatgtgtgataaaacgaatgtatgttattacatttacatgttgtcatgattgcccgaacttgactttaattgcccgaaacgtctttgtgacacacgaaacttgcacgaataacattttcaagtattatttatattcatgattaaatttattaatcattttaattaactaaggttgttggttaattacttgggctttaaatggattaatttgttaattaagtgaacttgggctttattagtgaaatggacttatgactttgggcttacaagcccaccctacccattttaatggattaactagcccactaagacatgtaagtaGTAATTAGATCTTGTAACTAGTTGGTTTGAGCATTTGAAATCTAGTTGGCTCTTAATCCCCATGTAAGCTCTCTTATTATCCAACTTTTAAGACCATTACATGCAAGAACCAAGTGAGTAAACTTCTTCCCCCCTTTTTCCTTGACTTGGCCGTAGGTTTTGCCTCATGAGGAGGTGTTTTGGTTTTCAAGTTTTATTAACTTATCTCTAGTATTCTCATTTTACCTCCTCACTTTTCACACACTTAATTTCACTTCACATTTTTTTCTCTCAAGCAtccctctcttttctctctaatacTTGTAAGCAACTTGATCTTTTTCTTCCTTCTTTTCTTTCTAAAACCGTAGCAAGAAcacccctttaatcatcatcatcttttgttacttgttcttgattattgtttagctacttgtctttgttaattgttgttacttacttacatgttacaagaataaactttctagtttgattcttctcttatcttgtatcttcaagaacacacaagaacttaacttactagttatgttctacatacactttcttaaaagattgcaagttcatgtgttacaAATCATACTtgaaagtcatgttagtaaactttaaagtttactttcttaaagatcaaactttggtttgaatctttaaagtatgaacaaaccatgaactaattacttgtttacttagtttatttcttcatattatacactttaatttcttatttgttggttgtgattggtcaaatgttactagttaactttgatctcataaatcttgaactaaatgtaactttaaaagttcaagaacatgtaaatgaaactttttaattataacttggtacacttatggtagatctagacttttgagtcttggatcttcaagatcaaactaagaactatgttctacaactcaagatcttgatttcataagtttacttcaagtttgtaacttgtttttacttttaaagttcatgtaagtgttagatctaagacctttatgtaactttggttcatcaacttcatacaactcttgagtgagttgatctacatgtcttagactcacacttgtgtcataattgttaagatttagttagtattacttttacatttcatgtatgtgttaaatctaagactttgatggaactttggttcatcaaaacacttgcaacacttaagtgagttgtgcttcatgtcttagacttgcacttgggttatgatggtcaaaccttggtcaagatgatgcaaacacatcaatgagctgtacacttgaagctatatgcatcaaggatgagaaccatgatgaacatcaagcaccaagaccaccggaacacaCTTTTAACTTCCtattttctgtttacagccctctgtcctactgtttttgtaacagaccagtagacctgggcaactgagaccttgattttcaaatataacttttcgagtatataatttttcatataagactcgtcttaatccgagttacggtttaggatttatggccttccgatcgTCATTATGtcatttaacgttgtgcagaaatttctgacctactcgtacttagaccgtcgccacggtcaaacgaagacgagtttgcttctgtaaattttaccacacttaaaggactcatatacggagccatggccactgatctcaccttatttcagtaagggtagaggccgtggtgactgatcgaagtcagcttttgttttaaactactttcatgaacgaaacctactttacaccttttgttaaatgatgatgatgatgacccttaagaccttatttacatacttttaaacctattaagacgatttactgacttagtactatttgccttaggttgaggaccttcggaccgattacttgcacacttttcccgaaccgactttacgactacattatcattgtgagttatagcattccctttttactttaattattttgggaactgagaatacatgcgtattttacgttttacatactaggcacgagtacttaaacttatatatgtgtgggttatacaacagcataaacattccctttagctcggtaacgtttaatcattggtttttgaaccatgaacgcgaatcttagatatggatccatagggtttgacatccccactcgggctagtagcgctagcatttaacgagtgtttaatacttcgtagacatacgcacttgccaagtgtaatttcagggggtataaatgttaagttagttaccaagtgcccacggttaacatatactttatcatactgttttgaaacgctctttgtagcactgaaatctcgtggcctaccttacttactgttatacttaaactatagctcaccaacctttgtgttgacattttaaagcatgtttttctcaggtgcttgagattagcttccgttgtgtactagtcgtgctgtagacacccgctgcctagagttgttatcgcatgaactactttattttgcattcaaacattagtacttttgaactatgatttgtaacgaccggtgtggtcacatacacttattatttgcttctacttagtgaagcatgcttttggattgtaaaacattcgatgttggtttagacatcaatttattaatgaatgcaaactctttttgaaaacgcatatagtacttaaccttgtaatgatcctgttgttgatgattcgtacacgatggttttgtacggggcatcacatttggtatcagagcattggttgtagggaattaggttgcattagtgagtctaagaccgacccgagtaggattcactaataggactaatctacaacttgctagtttacgtgtttctgctgaacttactgcatgctgctgcttgcttttactgctatatgtcgtatgctactacatgatttcactactgtatgatatcacttgctttcgattgcatgctacttctataCGATTCATTGTTATTACCATGCTATTTACCGTTATacttgatttaaactgttggcctaatacgtgcttgctttatgacttacttacatggaaaatttattttccttgttcagatgtcggatgtaccacctgctatcgttttgggcagtttagactcatcagccaccccacctgctgctgctgccgatccaccgatcccgatacgcacgagtgaccccagcgcttcatcttccgggactaacagccagccgcctgcaccagtggctactattgacggacacgtggaccctacggagatttcagctccgtctgctcccggaccctcggagtcacagccccgcatcggtggtgttgtgattcccgcggagttcggggaagggccatttcgtaaccatatgcgcacaccttgccgacgcactcccgacggacgtttagtgccgattccgccaggcagacacagacagatgttggccgccttcggactaccagttcagccacccgtgtcaccaccacatgattcggatgactcatcttccgccgattcttcatcagatgattcttcatcagactccagtgacgacgaggaccctgctgatatacctatataggcaccctccaccccgccgaagaagcggtaccgtcctgatggcaccgttattccaggggtgaatggaggtcgtgctttcactgacgcttttggtcggcgtcggagggttactgcccgtaaacggcttgtgtcgtaccctgccgacccacagatacgtaaggcacctcgttacgtgctgactatttctggagccgggacatctgcaccccgcttcgtgcggtctgcaccacccgctccaccagcaccacccgctccaccagcaccatccgctccacccgcaccacctgcaccaccagcaccacctgccccaccatctcccacagtcgaggaattgacaagggaggtgggaatcctccgagctcgggttactgagctcgaggagcagttggctcaggttttagacatcctacacccaccttcaccgtaggacttttgtattagatttcatgatgtaatctagttgtagcttcttgtattatttatgtattgtacggacttattcagatgtatggaacttattattattaatggaactttgcgttatttaattcttgcacgatgttctatttacattactgtacgatgattctgtggtatttgtacctaaatgcgttatttaataacatgtgatgtgttgattccgtgttggttactatatactgtattattactacttgcatactggattttgacttgagtcaaaaattttgtttataacatcatggctaacggtcgatccacacctactactgctcaaattgaagagatgatccaagaacgggtagccgcagccctagcagaaagaaacctccaagctccactgccaccaccaccggttatcccacccgttcgaaatgggtgtacttacaaggaattccagagctgcaaaccacataacttaagtggaaccgagggaccggttggtctcaccagatggttcgagaaacttgaatcagtattccga
This genomic interval carries:
- the LOC139901354 gene encoding protein FEZ-like → MEKGGVINGDQKIEEIVLPGFRFHPTDEELVGFYLKKKVQQRPISIEVIKPLDIYKHDPWDLPKLATTGEKEWYFYCRRDRKYRNSARPNRVTVSGFWKATGTDRPIYSSDGSRCIGLKKSLVFYKGRAAKGFKTDWMMHEFRLPSSADHNGQPKRFLDKIVIPPNELWAICRIFKKTNSTVQRALSGSWVAPLLHTSPSPVIPQHDPDFCHFDHKPFRYEPSSHKLNNNNQTPPISISSDENDNLFLVHEPNQNTTIDASSLLDNSQPSIFGDFVKEKNLLKHDNFIKTMNVIVRVTIHEKRQQREITLNKRVIGKVKTENPYANLRFVVQRQTFSLKTRTTIDLHANFPLNKKSFLAHPNKPIPVVPSKLEGDP